Sequence from the Argentina anserina unplaced genomic scaffold, drPotAnse1.1, whole genome shotgun sequence genome:
GAGATATGGGACACTTGTCCGAGCCGTTTACGCAATAACCCTCGAAAGGATCTTGTTTATTATATGGTATTGATaaaaatttagtttttaaGACATGATTATGTGCAAAATTTGCAAATATATTGGACATTAAActtatgttgttgttgttgttttttgaaCTACAGCTTTTGGCATTGGACGCattatttgaaattgaaatcaaaagtGTTTTTGAGAAAGGATGGTCATTTTGTTCATTCAAGGTTTCTCGGGTCGATGATATTGAAATCCAGAAGAATAGCTTTGATTGTGGCATTTTGTTGCTTAGATACATTATACACTATGATAATCCGTTGAAAGATGAGGTATGTTAATTAACTTTTAATCACAAGCAATAATGTTTTCTTATCATACTCTTCTAATAAGCTGAATCAATACAGTTAGATTCTATCAATCGTCGCGTGCAACTTGCCCTTTGGTTGTTACAACACCCAAAAAACCAAGCATTGATGAAAGTGATGAAGGCTTTGACTGATGGAGATGAAGAGGATGTTGGCAACAAAAAGATGAAGATAGAAGAGGAAAAACCAGCAAAACCAAAAAAGGGCCGTGGCCGTCCTCGTAATGAACAAAATAGAAAGCCTCCAAAATCCCGAAAATAGATCTACACCTGAacaatctaattttttttatagtacTGAAATAAGGACCTATATGACTCTTACATacaatattttacttttgtaGTGAGTTTTAATTCTTATAATGAATATTTATAATTCCTCAATATGTTCTCAACTGTCACATCTATTCAGCTATCTTacactttttatattttaaccAAAAATTATGAGTTTGAATAGTATCTACAACACATTTTGTTTAAATTATTATGTTATTTTCACTAATTATGTTAAACCACCAGTGTTGACTAACCATCCTAGAAGGTATTCTCATTCACGTAATAGAGCATACGTCCATAGTTATCTAATTGGGCGTGTGTTGTGTAATGTTCATAGTTACGTCCACCGTTTTATTTATGGTAATTATAGGGTAATGACAAAAAATATAGGATCatcaattattttaaaaaaaatgtcgaTAACTTCGTGCCTGACGTGGTAGAATTTTAAAATATGGACAGAAATAGAGTATGAGTCCTTGTACATGTAATAGAGAGTTAGTTTgtgtaatttttataattgacAAACTTTTCACGTTATCTATAACGTTTTTACATATATAAGGACGGTAGATAAATTATTTTGTAATACATGTTATATGAGTTATAATTACAAGAGTACGACCATATTTACATATTCATGACTCATTTTACAAATTCGAAGATGAATGTATTCCAAAAGTGGTAATTTTTATTCTATATACACAAAAGAGTTCGTGTGACCAATTCATGTAATAGAGTTTTCAGTTGTGTAATTAGATGGTTTTATTTTGTAATATTCATTACTCAacaaattattacatttttccACAACGTCATTACGAATAAGAGAACAATTCACACAAAATTTCTTAATAAATGTCATATAAATGTAATGACCATATGTACATGTTCCTGACTCATTTTACAAGTTTGAAGACAATTGGGTTGCAAAAGtaataaatttttaaatttacatAAAAGAGTATTAATTGGTCTCATTTTAGAAAATGTGttattctaaattattatatttttacattgtttttACGAATATCAGGACAATTGATAACTGTTTTTGTAATAAATGTCGTAAAAGTTGTAATTACAAGGTCAAGACTATATTTACATGATTCTAattaattttacaaatttgaagACAATTGGTttgcaaaattataaatttctatatttacaAAAAAAGAGTCTAAATTATCCTCATTCATGTAATATAGTACTCCTTTTAGAAATTAGTTGTTactctaaattattatattttttacattattattacgAATATCAGGACAATTGATAAACATTTTTGTAATAAATGTCGTATAAGTTGTAATTACAAGGTCATTACCATATTTACAAATTTGAGGACAAATGTGTTGTAAAAGTAGTAAATGTTCATATTTACACATAAATGTCAATTTGCCCTTATTTATAATAGTAGAGTATTTTGTTGTGTAATTGGGTGCTTTTTTAGATTATTACGTTTTTACATTGTTATTACAAAAATAAGATCAATTGATAAAATTTTAGTAATCAATGCTCTATAAGATGTAATTACAACGTCACTACCATATTTACATGTTTATGGCTTTGTTTACAAAAATTAAGACGAATGTGTTTTAAATGTGGTAAATTTTCATATTCACATATAATAGTCAACTTCTCATTATTCATGTAATAGAGTGTAATATTGTGTAAAATTGTCCTAATTATTCTATTTACATGTTTTATCAATTAATTACAAGAATTACCACGAACCTGATTGTAAATTGTAATATTTGTCTTATTTGGTGTAATTAATATGTTAATGGTTTGTAATACATGTTTTTTAACAACGTTACAAAATGATATCAATAATGTTattaaatttgtaaaaaattaaaaaaaaacaaagccaCGTGTCAAAATTTAAATGGATAACTTGATGACTCGTTTAACAGGTTaaaaagttaaataaaaaaaagaaaaataaaaaggggCATCGGGTACCCACCAGTACCCTAGCCTGTCTCAATGCACATGATCAATTAAAAAACGAAGCGTTAAATTTAAATACAAGTAAGAGTTTTGTGGCCTGTAACGTCAGGCAACATAACCTCACATATTCTAAAACCGTTGATTataatatttcaaactggGATGCCTTATGCTCAGTGAATGACACTGAACCAAAGATTTTCGACTTTGGTATATATCTCTATGCTCTACAGTCTGATGTGGTAAGTGATGAAGAGCCTGTCTCACGAAAGATGTTTCAGTCAATTTGGTGGGCGCTACGGAATTTGAGGTTTGTATATACAATACATCTCTATCTTTGTTTCATCCGAACCTTTATTTTCTTAAGCAAGATAGATATGATTGAGCttttaacctttttttttttttttttgcttttatCAGTTCTTTTGGTTCAAACCTAAATAGCAGTATGGGCACTCTGGAAATCTTCTTCTCTGCTTCGATATCTATAACTGGCATGGCGCTATTTTTAGTATTTCTCAATGCAAGGGTTCAGGTTTGTGTTCATACAACCCTTACTTCATGAATATATATTTCGAGTCTAGTGAACTAATTATAAGGAAACATATATACACGTACAGGGTtacaaagaaagaacaaaaagGCATCTTTTGGAAAAGAAGAACCGATTGATGAAACCTGATATTGATTTATGGTTATTCAAAAACAACCTCTCGAAGGATATGGAAACAGGAGGGAccaataagaaaaagaaaataatggaGACAGTGATCATTGATAACATCCACAAACTTGAAGAAAACAGTGATCTTAATGTGCAAAATATACTCTCTGTTCTTCCCAAAAAAGACAAACAAAGGATCATTCAATGTATTTTCGATGCTTCACTGAAAAAGGTTAGCACTTCCTCTTCTCAGCCCAAAGTGTGTTGGAgaacttattaatttaattaatattgGTAGGCGCCACTGCTGCAAACACTAGATGAGAAGGTGTTGAAAGCAATTCGTCAGCATCTTGTGCCGGTGACTTACACTGAAGATAGCTATATTATTCAAGAGGGGAAGCCAATTGGAAAATTGCTCTTGTTCACTCAAGGAAGCGCAATCACCTTCTCCCATGGTGGAACTGGAACAAGTAGTGGCTTTTCAAACAACAAGTGGCTTAAAAAGGGAGATTTTTATGGCGAAGAACTCTTAAGTTGGTTCAGATCTCCCCAGTATCTGGATATACCCATCTCGACTGAGAATGTTATTGCACAAGGGAAAGTTGAAGCATTTGTTATCAGAGCCGGTGATTTAAGGAATATTTTCTTGAAGTTCTGGTGGCTTTTTAGCAAGAAAGTAGATGCTTCTCAGTTAAAGCACTGGGAGCATCTGGCAGCTTCTTCCCTTGGGATCCTACTAACAACATGGCGCCGTCGCAAAGCAGAGAAAGGCTCCCGAGCTTTACCAGATAGCTCCAAGGCATGCTGCTGCTTCCCTCATCATGCAAATACTAAAAAAACTCTCTGGGAAAAATTCTCTGTGAAGCACTAAATAGCGCATGTCTTGGGTTGAAGAACAAATTTGTGTACaagtgtgtgtttttttttttgctctgCCGGCAAGTTTGGGATTGTTGTGGCcatatttagtttttttttcaatgttGTTTTTTTAGTCAGGAGACTGGAGTGTTATAGTTTTcttgtgaataaaatcattcCAATGTTTGGTAAATTGTTTTTCTCCAACTGTTTTTTCTCAAGTGCTATGAGAATGAAAAACAATTTTTAGAGTGTTTGACAAATCATATACTGAACAATATAGTTCAAATAACAATATGACGTATTGattaaacaacaacttaaaaGTAAGATGCATTACATCATATGCTGTCTTTATGCTAAATACAATAATACATAAAGCATAAAAACTTTAAGAACCATGACCGGAGTGCTTGTACCATAGTAGACTTAGATATTAGAGTAATTTTTGTGATGAGTTATTTAGAATTAAACATGTCATTTCACTTTTATAAATCTCTTAGTGCATTTTATTTTGTACGagagattttaatttaaaagaatAGGAATTTTATTAGGAATCGTCATTATTGCATGTTAATTTATTGTGTGGactttatatattatattgtgGGATAGTTTGTAATTTAGTTGATTTCTCTTATTTACTTATTGATAgagttatataattatatattgcatgaAATGATTGAATGTATCATGAAGATTATATGGTTACGTATTCATCTTAGAACCGAATAAAACCGATAACCGAAACAATTCATTTCAGACCCGGATCCGTTGGagttatatttaaaaaaaatgtaaaactCAAACTGAATAATTAACCTGTATTGGATATTAGTCCGtctaaaaataattaattaggACCGAACACAGCCCTCGTAGCGATGTGAGCTCGCCCCTCTTTCGATTGATttcaaaaccctaaatccACTCAACCAATGAACTGTTGTGGATTTCTAGGTATAAACATCAGAAAGGCGATGAGATCTTCATCGGAAATCAAGAATTGAAGAAGCTCCTTATGGATTGAAGACGATCTGAAGCCATCGATAAGCGTAAGCTTTACAAAACCCACTGAATTCAGAAGAGAGCGTacagaagagaagagaaggaaGATGGCGGATGCATTTTGGGCTTACGACTCCGGCGGTCTGGTTTGGAAGAGAATAAAGCTCACCACCACCCGCAATGCCAACGCCTCCTCCGTGTTTGGCAGGTTCGCCTCTCAATCTCTCCGATTATAACTCACACCTCCTCCTCACTTCAAATTGATTACATTACTTGATATTTTTCCATATGTTTATCTCACTGCAATTCTGCATTAATGCTTCAACTTGATAGATACTTTTTAGTTTTGACAAATAGGAATTGAGAAATTGGAGTTGAGTACTGTTAGAAAGAGATGCAGTTTGTGTGGATTGTAATAGATGCAATGTTATATGAACTGAACTTGTCAAAGTTATGGTTCTACAGGCATTGCTCATCATCGTCGTTTCGAATGTTTGTTGGGTTAGATATAAACCGGAGAGTAATCATTGCTGCTGTAATGATCCTAGTTGAGCATTTGCTAATGTTGGAACTCTTTAAGTGTCTGTGTTCTGCATCACACTATGAAAATGAACAACCCCCGCCCTACGCTTTCCGTGGTCCAAGATGGCATTCACTCAAAGTTATAGCATAATTGAATTTCTTAGTTACGATAAGAATTGGTTTATCATTGTCGAATGAAGGGAAAGTAGTGCCTTGATGACGAGCAGTGTACTGAAAACTTTAGAAATGTGCTACTTGAGTGTGATATTTGTCTTATGTTCATATACATTTCTGGTAGTGCTACTTGAAATATATTATTCTTATGTTTAGATGATGCACATTATAGATACCTTGTATTTCCAATTTTGATTAGGGGAAGCTGATGAACTGTGGAGGTGGTGGAAGCTGTGGAACTTGTATTGTAGAGGTACAAGTATTCTAAGGTGTAACCTTGTAAGTTAGTGAGTCATGAATGTTCATATGATATATTTCTGGATAGTCTAGAGATAGTAGctagtttttttaatttgtaaTTGGAAGTGATAAAGGATAGAGGAACTGGTTACTGCTTTCTGGAAGATGATGTTTCAAGTGCGGCTGCATTTAAGCTCATTACGTATCTCATGAATCTTGTTGACCAATCCTGTACACAGTTCATTCTCTACCTGATTGGATTTAAATTTGTagccagagagagagagagagagagagagagagagagttctgTAGGTTCCGGCCGAGATGGATGACTCCTCATGGTAATAGAGCCAACTGCGGGACTAGTACTGGTGCTTTCTACCACTCCATTTATTACTGCTTGAGGACAGTTAGTAATTAGTAGCAATGGATGTCTTCACTTACAGCACAGTTGTAAAGGTACATATCAATCTCCTTATGTGCTATTAATTTCAGCTCAGGAACTACATATACATAGAAGTACCTTTTTTGCTTAAGCTAGTACTTAGTAGAAATGGATATTCATATAGGTGACCATTTCACTAATCCCATAACTGGTGACCAATTTTCCAAGTCTTTTCAGATGCAAAAATGTGGCATTTGGCTTTGAACGTCAAAGAAGATATGTTATCAGCAGGTGTAATTCCAAATACAGTTACATGGTCATCATTCATTAGTGCCAGTGTTTTAACATTCTTCTACATGCTTGTGTTGAGGCTTGCCAGTATGATAGGGCTTTTCGCCTTTTCCATTCTTTTAAGAGTAATAAACTTCAGGGAACTTTTGGCAAAAACTACAAAGGTAGTGCAGGTAGCAGTTCAACTGGAGCATACTTGTGCACTTACAAATACTATTATGTTTAACATATCTCTAATTATACATCCATCTAACTTTGGGAATGCTCAGAGGTCTTTTACCTAATCAAATAATAAGATGTCCATAAAGTCTGTAGCTATCTGTGATCTGactattttactttttatgtAGGTTATGAGGACACTAAAGATGCCTGCTAGAGCTACCGAGCTTTCAGAGGCTTCAAATCCTGGTTGCTTGTTCTATAGGCCACTCCAACAAgaggattttgatttttttttaaaaaatggtGAATTCCCAAGCACAGATAGTTACATCCAGACAGCATTTAGTTCAGATTCCTTTTGCACTCCACCAAGCCGAGAAAGAGGAACGTCTGTTGATTGTAATGATTTAGATTCTGTATTGACAAGTGCAGCAATGACCTTTAAGAGTTCACCATCTATCCTAAGAAAACGAAAGCATCCAAGACATTGTCTCAGGTCAGAGCTTGACCATGTCCCCTCAGAAGAAATGAGCAATATCTCCAGAAACAGCCCCAAAATCCTAAGTCCATGTGGTGAGACAACATTTTATTGCAAAGCTCGATCAAATGCAAAAAAAACTTTTTCCTTCTCCTCAAAAGGTTCAGAAGCTATAGCTGCTTATATGTGGGTATGAGTTGCGGTTGAATGTTGACTTAGATTTTTCTTCAAGTCTCATCTGAATGTTATGCCAAAACATGACGCTGTGCTCTCATCAGACAGCTTTAACTTGCTGATATCGGTGAGCACCATTTCTACCAGCCTTTTATACTTTTAAGAAAGCTCCAGGAAAACATACAAAAATGTAatgttcattttttatttccttCAGTATAAAATGTTGTTGAATAGGAAAGAGAAATCTCCTTGCATTTGTTATAATAGGAATGTCACCTGTCTAAATCTGTTAtctaagttactagaacactACAGAAACCATTAAAGTACGTACTGTATTCTCTACATAAACATGTAAACAGTCGAATTTCTGATATTTTGAGACTACCCTTGGGCCTTAAAGTCATTACAGCAGATCATGCAAGATGGTGATTGAAGAGCTGgatgagaaaaaaattaatgtttAATGAGATTCATGTATAGCAGGAAGTTGTCTTTGAAACTTTGTACACTTTTTTAGGGGGAGAAATCTTGTAGGATGCTTATAGACTGTAGTGGTATCTGCAAAGATTTGATGTAGGTTCATTATATTGTAGTACCGTATATAATTAGTCTATTTGTTTCAATAAAACAGTTATCATGATCCTACCATCGACCTACTGGTTGATGCAACTCTTGGATCTAAGTCGTACCCAGAATATTGTAAGAATGATCGGAAGTCATTTCCCATGCCAAGCTCCAGCTGATGGATTCTGCGATctgaatttataatttacaaaCTGGAATCTGCTTCTGGAATGCACCATTGTGTCCTCCTGTAAACCATGGAGTTAGATTTGTCCAATGTTATAACTTCCTATGCGTCATTATATATAGGCATAAATGTctatttgcaccccaaactttactgaaattgtcaatttgcaccccgaacttgcatttgagtcaatttacctcctaaatttggtaaaaattaccaatttgcaccccatctgttaaatttcactgtttctatccaattttgtgtcacatgtcatgcatttaagggatAATATTgtctttatatatttatatttttcttaaaaacaaataaaaatatactttaaaatgaggattattttgttaatcaaattatttatttacatctttttttctacctacttaaccctactttgaattatatattcaatatactcacccattcaaatatagtgtgttgtgcataaatatatttttatatgtacacattgttggaggatgaacaaaacgagaataataacgacgtaatagaacataacgtaaccgtttattgattgataatg
This genomic interval carries:
- the LOC126804958 gene encoding cyclic nucleotide-gated ion channel 1-like, with translation MLLLLFFELQLLALDALFEIEIKSVFEKGWSFCSFKVSRVDDIEIQKNSFDCGILLLRYIIHYDNPLKDELDSINRRVQLALWLLQHPKNQALMKVMKALTDGDEEDVGNKKMKIEEEKPAKPKKGRGRPRQLITVFVKKLNKKKKNKKGHRVPTSTLACLNAHDQLKNEALNLNTSKSFVACNVRQHNLTYSKTVDYNISNWDALCSVNDTEPKIFDFGIYLYALQSDVVSDEEPVSRKMFQSIWWALRNLSSFGSNLNSSMGTLEIFFSASISITGMALFLVFLNARVQGYKERTKRHLLEKKNRLMKPDIDLWLFKNNLSKDMETGGTNKKKKIMETVIIDNIHKLEENSDLNVQNILSVLPKKDKQRIIQCIFDASLKKAPLLQTLDEKVLKAIRQHLVPVTYTEDSYIIQEGKPIGKLLLFTQGSAITFSHGGTGTSSGFSNNKWLKKGDFYGEELLSWFRSPQYLDIPISTENVIAQGKVEAFVIRAGDLRNIFLKFWWLFSKKVDASQLKHWEHLAASSLGILLTTWRRRKAEKGSRALPDSSKACCCFPHHANTKKTLWEKFSVKH
- the LOC126804957 gene encoding uncharacterized protein LOC126804957 isoform X1, producing the protein MDVFTYSTVVKVFSDAKMWHLALNVKEDMLSAGVIPNTVTWSSFISASVLTFFYMLVLRLASMIGLFAFSILLRVINFRELLAKTTKVVQVMRTLKMPARATELSEASNPGCLFYRPLQQEDFDFFLKNGEFPSTDSYIQTAFSSDSFCTPPSRERGTSVDCNDLDSVLTSAAMTFKSSPSILRKRKHPRHCLRSELDHVPSEEMSNISRNSPKILSPCGETTFYCKARSNAKKTFSFSSKGSEAIAAYMWV
- the LOC126804957 gene encoding uncharacterized protein LOC126804957 isoform X2: MWHLALNVKEDMLSAGVIPNTVTWSSFISASVLTFFYMLVLRLASMIGLFAFSILLRVINFRELLAKTTKVVQVMRTLKMPARATELSEASNPGCLFYRPLQQEDFDFFLKNGEFPSTDSYIQTAFSSDSFCTPPSRERGTSVDCNDLDSVLTSAAMTFKSSPSILRKRKHPRHCLRSELDHVPSEEMSNISRNSPKILSPCGETTFYCKARSNAKKTFSFSSKGSEAIAAYMWV